Proteins encoded together in one Lathyrus oleraceus cultivar Zhongwan6 chromosome 5, CAAS_Psat_ZW6_1.0, whole genome shotgun sequence window:
- the LOC127084910 gene encoding syntaxin-61, protein MPSAQDPFYVVKSEIQESIDNLQSSFEQWKRASDAAEQVRVTKEVLAGCESIEWQVDELEKAIAVASKEPSWYGIDNVEIENRRRWTSSARTQVVTMKKTVDAGKSSSTTSINGMHRELMRLPDSYQTHTSNHNAANDNDDFIESESDRQMLLIKQQDDELDELSLSVQRIGGVGLTIHEELMAQEKIIDELGNEMDSTSNRLDFVQKKVAMVMKKASAKGQIMMILALLALFIFLFFLVFLT, encoded by the exons ATGCCCTCAGCTCAGGATCCATTCTACGTTGTCAAGTCCGAGATTCAAGAATCT ATTGATAATTTGCAATCGAGTTTTGAGCAATGGAAACGTGCTTCTGATGCTGCGGAGCAAGTACGTGTTACAAAGGAGGTTCTCGCCGGATGCGAAAGCATAGAGTGGCAG GTGGATGAATTGGAAAAAGCCATTGCTGTTGCTTCTAAGGAACCTTCTTGGTATGGCATTGATAACGTGGAGATTGAGAATCGTAGGAGATGGACAAGCAGTGCCCGTACTCAG GTTGTCACAATGAAGAAAACAGTGGATGCTGGAAAGAGCTCAAGCACAACAAGCATTAACGGGATGCACCGAGAACTAATGAGGCTACCGGATTCCTACCAAACTCATACATCCAACCATAATGCTGCCAATGACAATGATGATTTCATAGAATCAGAATCAGATAGACAGATGCTTCTTATAAA GCAACAGGATGATGAGTTAGATGAACTTAGTTTAAGCGTGCAAAGAATTGGAGGCGTTGGACTCACTATCCATGAAGAACTCATGGCACAG GAAAAGATTATAGATGAACTCGGTAACGAGATGGATAGTACATCAAATCGTCTAGATTTTGTCCAA AAAAAAGTGGCAATGGTTATGAAGAAGGCTAGTGCTAAAGGCCAGATCATGATGATATTGGCCTTGTTGGCTTTGTTCATTTTCCTATTTTTCTTAGTCTTCCTTACATAG